GAGTGTTGCAGCATGGATTTGACAATGCCGTCGGCCCGTGTTCCATGCTCGATGATCTTTGTGAGATTGGTTTTGATGTCGCCTAAGAGTTGAGGAATATCCCCGTTGCCTGTAACCGGGGATTTCTTGACTTCCTCCATCACTTCATCAACCAACTCGACAGAGACAGACGAGAAGTTGTTGACGAAGTTCAACGGGTTCTTTATTTCGTGGGCAATGCCCGCCGTAAGCTGGCCGAGCGAGGCAAGCTTCTCCTGTTGCACAAGTTGCGCTTGCGTTGCTTTCAACTCCGTCAACGAACGATTCAGTTCTGCTGTTCGTTCTTCCACCTGCTGCTCAAGAATGATGTTCTGGTTTGCGAGCAGTTCCTTCTTCTCCTCTGTCATCCTTAGAACCTTGTTTGCCTCGTCCTGTGCTTCCCTGAGAATCTCCTTGAAGCGTACTGCAATGTACGTCAACAGCATTAGCGGCGCGCCGAGGATGATAACCGTAAACAGGGGCTTCTCGTACGCGAGATAAAGATCGTACGAATACTTGTGGATGCTCGTAAACACGACGGCTCCAACCACAGGCAAGAGCATGGCGGCGACAAGTGCCCACCTCGACCATGTGAGAGTTTTTCTGAATGAAAAGATAAGGTATGCGAAGCTTGCAAGCATAGTGGAATTCACAGTGCCAAATGGCCACGAGATATCATACAAATGTGCAACAACACTCGCCAGTGGCAGCAAAACGAGGATTGCTTTGGTAAGCAGGGAGACCTTCCGCTTGAGCGACCACTCAACGATAACCAGCGTGTACACCGTGAGAACCGGACCCGCAATCCCGAAGAGTATATCCCGCAATTTCTCCGCCGGATATGAAAGCTCAACGAACGAATTGAAGTTATACACCAGCGAGTTGAACAACACAATCGAAGCAAGCACCGCAACAAGACGAAATAGTGTTTGGTCCGGATTCAGATAGACCAGGAGCCAGAACAAGATCATCAGGAGTAACGATACAGAAATCCAGAGAGTATTGTAGATGTATGTTCGCTTCAACTCGTGTGTCATGAAGAGATCGTAGTGCGGGCCTGTGAGAGCGATGAGCCTTGAGAGATTTTCCGGT
This genomic interval from Bacteroidota bacterium contains the following:
- a CDS encoding GHKL domain-containing protein, producing the protein MKTIVSVLLFIAGVQQLFGGETVLVLSASMFDARQQILLAPMEGWLFRPGHDPSWANDDVDLAGWQRLKPTELTPAMADADGRVEGWFRVRVKLDSTLAGLNVGVSRALWAATDVYVDGELAASFGNTGKPYEAYNPHLKYATPVRLDSGREYTLAIHFVDYETMFTNRHLRLKPENLSRLIALTGPHYDLFMTHELKRTYIYNTLWISVSLLLMILFWLLVYLNPDQTLFRLVAVLASIVLFNSLVYNFNSFVELSYPAEKLRDILFGIAGPVLTVYTLVIVEWSLKRKVSLLTKAILVLLPLASVVAHLYDISWPFGTVNSTMLASFAYLIFSFRKTLTWSRWALVAAMLLPVVGAVVFTSIHKYSYDLYLAYEKPLFTVIILGAPLMLLTYIAVRFKEILREAQDEANKVLRMTEEKKELLANQNIILEQQVEERTAELNRSLTELKATQAQLVQQEKLASLGQLTAGIAHEIKNPLNFVNNFSSVSVELVDEVMEEVKKSPVTGNGDIPQLLGDIKTNLTKIIEHGTRADGIVKSMLQHSRGGSGKREPTDLNMLVKEYVNLAFHGMRAGKNPINVDIALDLDSTVGMVPLIAEDFSRVVLNLCQNAFDAMREKLNAGGKSYLPKLSVRTRREANQVTVEIEDNGPGIPDAIKDKILHPFFTTKKGTQGTGLGLSITHDIVKAHGGEMRIENNDNGGAIFIVGLPG